In one Loxodonta africana isolate mLoxAfr1 unplaced genomic scaffold, mLoxAfr1.hap2 scaffold_133, whole genome shotgun sequence genomic region, the following are encoded:
- the LOC135229196 gene encoding protein FAM170B-like: MERQYMRKRPFSKAREVSIQEENAQESTTSQEKSQSSRHRKIPKQSENSSPLSSTEQTSHSSSYGAAPGKRWVRCAYFTKVRTVKGVAVAWQTKTSFAPVGKMPQVFEAELSEESTIGSAPSLANTKSLVSNLEPWQEGPQTCTQKPTDQGEEHGERPRPTTPEWLVTRECGFRCVACCRVFESRDALVAHAEHGVTQGFSCRVFFEELLERRLPRSVQRRPRRCHQLARRCLMAAKKREVREKTAVCRRLEEQLEKQREELKRLRHQLDRLQRQETRLQKAQAHHRGQRGKRLKTC, encoded by the exons atggagcggcaatacatgaggaagaggcctttctctaaggcccgag aggtctctatccaagaggaaaatgcccaagagtcaacaacatcccaagaaaaaagtcaaagctccaggcacaggaagattccaaaacaatctgagaactcttctcctttatcttccaccgagcagacctctcattcCTCCAgttacggggctgccccaggaaagcgatgggtcaggtgcgcatatttcaccaaggtgcgcacggtcaagggggtagcggtcgcctggcagaccaaaacctcctttgcacccgtgggcaagatgccccaggtctttgaggccgagctctctgaggagagcaccatcggctctgcccccagtctggccaacactaagtccctggtcagcaacctggagccctggcaggaggggcctcaGACCTGTACCCAGAAGCCCACTGatcaaggggaggagcatggggagagaccccgcccaaccaccccggagtggctggtgacccgtgagtgcggcttccgctgcgtggcctgctgccgtGTGTTCGAGTCCCGTGACGCCCTCGTGGCccacgcggagcatggtgtgactcagggcttcagctgccgggtcttctttgaagagctgctggagaggcggctgccacgctcagtccagcgaaggcccagacgctgccaccagctggccaggcgttgcctgatggccgccaagaagagggaggtgagggagaagacagCAGTCTGCAGGCGCCTCGAGgaacagctggagaagcagagagaagaactgaagaggctgaggcaccagctggacaggctgcagaggcaggagaccaggctgcagaaggcgcaggcgcaccaccgaggccagaggggaaagcgcctgaagacgtgctag